Genomic window (Drosophila bipectinata strain 14024-0381.07 unplaced genomic scaffold, DbipHiC1v2 scaffold_298, whole genome shotgun sequence):
GGACATCAAGGCCACAGTCAAGGCCCGTGTCGTGACCATCACCGGCACTCGCGGCACGCTGAAGCGTAGCTTCAAGCATCTGGCTCTGGACATGTACATGCCCGACAAGCGCACCCTGAAAGTGGAGAAGTGGTTCGGCACCAAGAAGGAGCTGGCCGCTGTGCGCACCGTCTGCAGCCACATCGAGAACATGATCAAGGGTAAGTCTGGGTGCAATTTTTGGGAAAGTTTTGcttcaattaaataatttatttatcttGCAGGAGTCACCTTCGGCTTCCAGTACAAAATGCGCGCTGTGTATGCCCATTTCCCCATCAACTGCGTCACCTCTGAGCAAAACACAGTCATTGAGATCCGTAACTTCTTGGGCGAGAAGTACATTCGTCGCGTTGAGATGGCACCCGGTGTGACCGTCGTCAACTCGACTGCCCAAAAGGACGAGCTCATCGTGGAGGGCAACGACATCGAAGCTGTCTCCGGATCTGCCGCTCTCATCCAACAGTCCACCACCGTTAAGAACAAGGATATCCGTAAATTCCTTGACGGTCTGTACGTGTCCGAGAAGACAACCGTTGTGAAAGTGGAAGCTTAGACTTTTATATTGTGTTTCTACctaaaatgttaataaaaacCAACGGCCGAAACTTTCAATAAGGATGAATATCTGTCTAATCTTAATCAGTCTTTTTTATTCATTAACAATCAAGATGAAATAACTCCACATCAGCTGGAAACTCTTAAATATGGGAGTTTAGCATCAATAGGTTCTTAAAAGTGTTTATTAATCGAATATTGACAGTAACAGCCATTGTTGAGGCTGATATTTTTATTCCCATACCTTTTCCTaccgtttaaggtattccgcttaagaataaAATGAATACTATCGATGATATAGCTTTGGCTGTGAGCCATATAGTCCCTTCCATGGTTTCCTCACCATTTTGAAAAGGATCCCTCagataaattaataaaattggtGCAGTTAGGTGTGAAATCGTTCCAGATACTCCGCTCAATGATCGGATTAATATTGagaaagatatggccatcgctgtggctcatattggtaccacatgcatttttcaacatttttaagGGTTCCCcaagaaaatttgacaaaaaatctaaaaaataattttttactagattttgatgcagtttggtggaaaatcgatcgATTGGcctatatttaatttaatttatgtacCTATCCGATCTTTAGCAGAATACATAAAATGATTTTAAGATCCAATTATTATTCCCAATTATTCTGTAGGAAAAACCTGgaacaaaataatttattaggttttttcacaaattattatatttaaatatatatattttaaataaaaaactgttttttaaaaaaaccgGGCAAtctaaatatttgaaaatttactTATTTAGTGTTGGAGAAGATGTATTGGATAATCGCTATTATGCACAGGGTGCATCAACCGTCGTGCCAAAATTCCTCATATCGATTATCGATATCAAGAAAAGCACTCGATTCTTGAATCGAATATTCCATCCTCCTATGCA
Coding sequences:
- the LOC108126647 gene encoding large ribosomal subunit protein uL6, with the protein product MRTINSNQCVKIPKDIKATVKARVVTITGTRGTLKRSFKHLALDMYMPDKRTLKVEKWFGTKKELAAVRTVCSHIENMIKGVTFGFQYKMRAVYAHFPINCVTSEQNTVIEIRNFLGEKYIRRVEMAPGVTVVNSTAQKDELIVEGNDIEAVSGSAALIQQSTTVKNKDIRKFLDGLYVSEKTTVVKVEA